CGGATCAAAAGGGACCACGTAAACAGCACAGATCGGAATGCCAGGTGCGTACTTACGTGCTAAGTCGCCTCGGTAGTctccggtgtgtgtgtgtgtgtgtgtgtgtgtgcgtgcgattCTCGACCGccccgctccctccccctccctcctctctgtctccttTTATTTTGacgctctttttttcctcgtTGTATTAACGGTCGTCTCTCAGCCAGTCCTCTCGGGTCttgtgcgcagcagcacacacgtgcacaagcacacgcccctccccctccccctccctcccgcacgcgcgacaaaaaaaaagcagaagGCCGCGTAAAGGTACCATAAGGAAGGACGGACAGCCGCAAAAGGTGCACCAGCCCGTTTGCAGCACACTCAGCAACGAACGGAAGAACAACTAACCAAGGAGCACGTGCACCGTGCCCTAACCGTTGTCGTCTTTCTGGGACTGGTAACcggaaaaagagagaggcagcgactacaccctcccccttccccacttCACATCTCGCCTACTCATCTAGTCCCcaacccctcctcccttaAACTTTAGCCATGTCGTTCCTCTACATTGTCGCCACGGTGCTGTTCGCCTTGGCTGGCTATTTCTACTTCCAGCTGAACCGGCAGGCTTCCGGGCGCTATGGCGCTGTGTCTGCCACCACCAATCCCAATGGCAAGAAGGCGCCTGGCGtgagcgacgccgctgccagcggcAGTGACGCAGTTGCGAAGAACGAAAAGGAGGTCACTGTCCTGTTTGGATCGCAGACAGGCACGGCTGAGATGTTTGCCAAGACGCTGACTCGCGAGGGTACGAAGCTCGGTGTGCCTATCAAGGTATGCGACGTCGACTGCTACGAGGCGTACAACATGGAGTACGAGCGCCTTGTCATTCTAATATGCGCCACCtacggcgagggcgagccGACTGACACAATGAAGAACTTCCACGACTGGATGATGGACGAGTGCCGCTCGCCAggggaggagctggcgaaTGTGAAGTACGCCGTGTTCGGCCTGGGTGATCGTCAGTACAATTACTTCTGCGAGGAGGGTATCGTCATGGATAGCCGCTTCGAGGAGCTCGGGGCGCAGCGCATTTTCGGCCTTGGCTGCGGCGACTCGGGCAACGGGCAGCTGGAGGAACAGTTCGATGAGTGGTGCAAGGATCTCTGGCCCGCTGTCGGGCGTGCTCTGAACATCACTATCAAGGATAACTCGGAAGAGCCCGTGGAGCCACAGTGTCGAATCAAGTACtgggaggaggccgaggaaCCGCTTGCGTTCCCCAAGACGACTTCCGTGCTGGAGCCAACGCAGCGCCTGCCGGTGTGGGTGCCCATCATCCGCAAcgaagagctgctgcgcaagacCGAGGGGCACAGCACCCGCGCCATCGAGTTCAGCATCAGCGGCACCATCATCTCCTACCAAGCCGGTGATCACCTCGGCATCCTGCCGTGCAACCCGGATGAGCTTGTCTCACAGTACCTGCAGTCCCTCGGCATCTCCGACGAGGAAGCCTGCCGCGTCTTCTCTCTGCAGGAGAAAAGGACGCTCAAGAACGTCCTCCCAACTCGTGTGTCGATGCGCACGGCGCTTAAGTGGTACATCGACCTCACCGGACCCCCGAAGAAGTCGACGCTGCGCGCCTTTGCTCACTGCTGCACCGACCCCGTGCAGAaagaggagctgctgcgcattCTGCGCGTGAACCCGGACGCACAGAGGGAGTTCGCGAAACTATGCGGTAAGCTGCGCACGATGCTAGGCTTCCTGCGCAAGTTCAACTCTGCCAAGGTGCCGCAGTCCTTTTTCCTCGAGCTCATGCCGCGCATCGCGCCCCGCTACTACTCTATCTCCTCCGACCTCCTTGCCACACCGACCTTGGTGGGGACGACGGTCGGCATTATCGATGGTGGTCTGTGCACGAACATGCTGGCCAGGATGCAGGTGGGCGACAAGGTGCCCGTGTTTGTGCGCAAGTCCAACTTCCACCTCCCGTTGCGGCACAAGGAGCGGCCGGTGGTGATGATTGGCGCCGGCACCGGTGTGGCACCATTCATCGGCTTCATTGCGCGCCGTGGGGTCTGGAAGCAGAAAGGCACTGAACTCGGCAAGTCCATCCTCTTCTTTGGCTGCCGCCGGCATGACGAGGATCACATCTTCGAGGACTACtgcacggaggcggtgcacgAAGGGGTCCTGTCGGCGCTGGTGACCGCGTACAGTCGCGACCAAGCCCACAAGGTGTACGTCCAGCACCGGCTGAGGGAGCGGGGGGCGGAGATATGGGAAATGTTGGTATCGGGCGCGAATGTCTACATCTGCGGTGACTCGAGGCGCATGGCCaaggacgtggaggcggagctcaAACGCAttgtggaggtggagggcaaGATGTCGCGCGAGGCCGCTACCGAGCACATCAGAGCGATGGAAAAGGAGGGGCGGTACCTAAAGGATGTGTGGTCGTCGGCCTTGTAGGAAACCCCGATggacgaggagagagaagtgaaGAAAGGTGAGAATGTGATGAAGCAACACAATTTTTCGTGAGAAGGCAATCATGTGTAAGGCACACCCGGAGGGGGCGACCATCTACGTATGGGGAGGTCGGGCGACGTGGATAcgtgaaggggagggggcactgAAGAAGGGCAGGGTCAGGCAAAGAGGCGATGGACGGATAGCGGTGTTCGCCAGTGACACCACCGGAGGAGAGAAGATGGTGTGCGCTTTTGGCTCTGCGCCTATGACCTTCGTAGCGTCCTTGTCACAGTCGTCCTACCTAGGAGGCAGCAGTATCTGGGTCTGTGAAGATCGTGTGTACGTTCTAATTTCCCTCTCTGCTCTTGTTCGAGGTATGGGCCTCACCACCGTCCGTTTGACCGTATTCTTCGACGTACACGgtcccacccccttccccttttccttccACCCACCCTCCGTTGAacttccctctccctctctcactcactcactcactcacaccCCGCACGTCCCGCACGTCGTGCATGGCGTATGTCGCCGTCGGTGGACAAATCGGAAAAAAAatcctcttctcctcctccttcgtaAGCCTCCGCCTTGCGTCTCTCGGCGATGTTCGGTGACCGTGTAaagctcacacacacgcacgcatagGGAAAAAATGATGATACGAGGTGATATGTGCAACAGGCGGGTCGAAGCAGGTCCTGACATATCTAATGTAGCGGAGGTATCCTGCATGCGCAGCGACTCAGATACACACGCATATCTGGTGTGGTGTGTTTGCAGGGCGTATCTTTGATAGGCCCTTCccccctcaccacccccTGCTCATGTCTGCCTACTCTTTCTCTTCTATTCCTCGCCGGCTACGGTGCTTCAGGGAACCGGAGACGTCAAaagagggcgggggagggcacGTGCACAGCAGGAAAGACCCTTGCCGGGGATCAGCCGTACTCGACTCGGTGGACCCGACACAGACCGCGCTCCTCTCCCTGAAGGGCAAAATGGAGGACTTCGTCGATCTGTCAACCCCCCCCTAATGTGctttgcctcctcttcctctgtctCGTTCTGATTTCGCATACCTCTTCTTCTCTGAATGATGCGTCTGTGCGGCATCActgcctctctgcgctcCGTGTCTTTTTCCCGTTTCTTGTTGTGCTTTTGTGGCACAAGCACAGGTGGTGCGTcgctccccacccctccctccctccccctccattGTCTCTCTATCGAAGCCTTGCACgagtgccccccccctctctcccccgcctAGCCCCAATACAGCCAAGCGCACACATAGATATCCCCTCCACGACTCATCACGAGTATCATCATTCCTACCTGTCTTTGCCTCGTCACCTCCTCTTTTAGCCATGTCCTTCACGCTGATGGCCTGCACCGATATTCGGGGGCAGAAGGTGAACATCGAGCTCCCCTTTGAGCAGCCGCCCTCCTCGATGGAGGTGTTGCGGTCTACCCTCGAGCATCTGTTCCGtcgagaggaggaggcaatCAAGTACTCGATGGGCTACACagacatgcgcgcgtgcgagcCCTTCACGATCAACCGCCTGCAGCGCTACGACGACGACTCGCAGCGCTGGGCAGATGTTACGTCCATTGACGTGCTCCAAACGTACGACCAGATCTACGTGTTTCGCAGGAACAGCACCAAGGCGGACATCTCCACCCAGCGAGAGCTGCCACCACCCAGGATGTCGGAGTTCTTTCACGACCCGGCTGCCCCTGGGTCCTTCCACACGCCACGCGGGTCATTACGCATGAAAGAGAACGGTACCGCAGCCGCTTCGGTTCCCACCAGCGGTGACTACGGCGGGAGTGCGTCACCGAACCAGGCGCGTCCCAGCGCTGGCAGTAGCCTCTAcaggggcggtggtgcctcTGGCTCCGCGCCGGCCGCACGGCCTCCGGAGCGCTACCCCGAAGCCGACCCTTACCCGGTgtcagcgccaccgcctacctctgccgcggcgctgccgacaccaccgccgtcgtcgtctttcTACTACAAGGAGCGCACCACACCGGAGCGGGTGGAGtacctcttctccttcggcAGTCAGCACAACGGCAGCGCCTTTCTTACAGAAAAGGCGTTCGAGCACATTTTTCTCGTGGCCAGTGTTGCCTTCCCGGTCGAGGTTCTGCAGGACCTCTTCGCCCACTTCGCCACACGCGGGGATGGTGGTGTGGGTACGGCGACCATGAGTCAGGAGAGCTTCCAAGAGTTCGCCACGTACTTCCCGGTCCTGGTGAACATCGCCTACCAGCGCATCACAAACCGAAATCGTGAGGAGGCAATtcgcgcagcgcagctcGACAACGCCAAGCAGGTAAAACAGGCgcggcgccagctgcaggaATTGGAGGCCCGACTCGAAGCCGCACGCAAGCAGGTGCAGGAGGCCGAGCAACGCGAGGCTCGCCTGCAGGAGGACCTCTACGATATTAGCATGCAGCGTGATCCGGAGTATTGCCAAGATGAGCAGAAGCTTCTGGACAAGGAGGTGAGCGTCTTCAAGTACCGTGAGCGACTGTCCCGCGAGGAACGCGACTATGAGCGACTAGCTATCGAGCGACGGAAGCGCGCCGTGGCAGCCGCGGGGCGTTCCCGGTCTCACTCCCCACAAGGGACGTACGACCCGAGCCGATATGGCCCCCGTGATTAGATTGGTGTTTTCCTGCCACTGCAGTCGAACTCTCGGCATAGGCGCAACGAAAAGGAACTGTGTCGCCACAGGAAAGCGGACGAGCAAGGCGCCTGTTACACTGGTGACGGGCCTCGGGGGCtagggggcgggggggtgCAGGTGCAGGGAACATGCACTAAAGCCGTTTCCCTCGTAGCCCtccatcgccccccccccacacacacacgcacacctgtCGACTGCCGCTCTTACAGCGTGTATTTCTGCGTCTGTATGTATTTGTATTTTAtggccgtgtgcgtgtgcggctgtgtgcgcgcgcatgtTCGCCGATATATCTGTGCATCCTCCCTATGTGTGAGATACCTCGCAcaggcacatgcacgcatcatagacgcaggcgcacacggcaCAAAGGCGGAAGGACAGAAGTGTGAAGGGAAGATGAGGAAGGATAGTCGTGGCAGCCATGGAAAAGAAAGcagaaggggaagggggagggggtggtgcgGGATGCGCTCTGGCGcactctctcttttccttttcctcccccccccagtATGAAAGCGAGACAGAAGCGGAACGATGAGAACCGCTCTCGCCTTCTCGACTGCCAACGACATCATCATCGGCTACTGGGCAGGACGTCGAGACTCGCTCAGAAATGCGCCGGCAGGGCGTCATGTGGGttcttttttgtgttttcgtagggggagagagaggctttctctctctctctcctcagtGCTGTCACCGTGAATGGACAACTCAAAAGCGCACATGGTGTTTCTCGCCCTTGCTGGGGGGTCCGCCAGGCGCACGTTTTGTCTGTGTGCTTCCACAGTCGACCCCTCACTCATCCTCGGCTCTCCCTTGCCACGGCCTTGTCCACGCACGTGGATTTCTGGCGACTGCCGCCTTTACCACACTCTCCgttgcacgcacgcgcgcagacatCCGCACACAGCTGAAGGCCGCACAGAAGGAAAACACACGATATTTATCCGCCTTCCCTTCACCGTTCCTTTTTAATATATATATTGCCGTCATGCCGTTTGATACCGTTGGGGGCCTGCCCCCAATGCCGACGCATGCGAGAGGCGCCACCTTGTACTATCCCCGGCAGCCTCACATGCTAATGGTTGCTCGCACTGCTCGGCCGCGTGAAAAGGCCGCCGGCTCCGCTACACTGCGATCACCGCTCTATCTGTTCGGGAATGCCGGTGACTGTGGTGAAAGTGATAAGGAGAGCGATAGTGCAACACCACCACTGTCGCGGTCGGCTTCATCACCCAAGCCGCTCGTGCCCTATGCGTCCAGCGATGCCCTGCCGCCAAACCCATGGCGGCAACGAACAACAGTGGATGACTTGGAGAGGGCTCAGCGCAGAGACCCCCGCGGTGTCGCACAGTTCAGGCCTGTCCTGCAAGCCGCCAGAGAGACCTTAGACAGCCCATTGAGTGAACCAaagccgctgctggagccgTACCTCTACGCGCAGGACCTGGCGCGAGTTGCGACGGTGGATGCATGGCAATTGCGCCGCAGCCGATACTTGCAACGACTTCGAAACGGTGCCGCCACCCCGCG
Above is a window of Leishmania mexicana MHOM/GT/2001/U1103 complete genome, chromosome 28 DNA encoding:
- a CDS encoding putative p450 reductase; translated protein: MSFLYIVATVLFALAGYFYFQLNRQASGRYGAVSATTNPNGKKAPGVSDAAASGSDAVAKNEKEVTVLFGSQTGTAEMFAKTLTREGTKLGVPIKVCDVDCYEAYNMEYERLVILICATYGEGEPTDTMKNFHDWMMDECRSPGEELANVKYAVFGLGDRQYNYFCEEGIVMDSRFEELGAQRIFGLGCGDSGNGQLEEQFDEWCKDLWPAVGRALNITIKDNSEEPVEPQCRIKYWEEAEEPLAFPKTTSVLEPTQRLPVWVPIIRNEELLRKTEGHSTRAIEFSISGTIISYQAGDHLGILPCNPDELVSQYLQSLGISDEEACRVFSLQEKRTLKNVLPTRVSMRTALKWYIDLTGPPKKSTLRAFAHCCTDPVQKEELLRILRVNPDAQREFAKLCGKLRTMLGFLRKFNSAKVPQSFFLELMPRIAPRYYSISSDLLATPTLVGTTVGIIDGGLCTNMLARMQVGDKVPVFVRKSNFHLPLRHKERPVVMIGAGTGVAPFIGFIARRGVWKQKGTELGKSILFFGCRRHDEDHIFEDYCTEAVHEGVLSALVTAYSRDQAHKVYVQHRLRERGAEIWEMLVSGANVYICGDSRRMAKDVEAELKRIVEVEGKMSREAATEHIRAMEKEGRYLKDVWSSAL